The following are from one region of the Nocardioides marmotae genome:
- the nhaA gene encoding Na+/H+ antiporter NhaA, which yields MSQRDATRERQDRAGARLREYIHTESASAALLVAAAVVALVWANSPWSGSYEALWHTTVEVAIGGDGISMDLHHWINDGLMVLFFFVIGLEVRREAAVGELTERRRVVVPLVAGVGGMLVPAAVYLALNPSGPAAAGWGAVIGTDTAFLLGVLALVGPAVSTQLRIFLLTLTVIDDVVAVSVIGLAYTDELSPVPLAIAGAALAGLVVLVRLGQWRASPYVALVVIAWLATFESGLHASIAGMLAGLLVPAAEPDRAQVEAAALRFRAFRQSPMPGVQRSARQELTRAISVNERLQEALHGWAGYVVVPLFALANAGVDLRGGVLGDALASPVTWGVVAGLVVGKAVGIGLGALLAVRAGWGELPQGVGMGHVLAGGALSGIGFTVSLLIVDLAFDDDRLRDEATVGVLLSVVVASAVGWLVFRVAARRFGQEDAALPAVLSVPVDPERDHVHGPVDAPLTLVEYLDFECPFCARATGSAREVRAHFGDRLRYVARHLPMGMHPHAPLAAVAAEAAARQGAFWEMHDRLFSHQDALEHEDLVGHAAALGLDVEQFIRDLAEDAVHERVRQDLDSAAASGARGTPTFFVGDRRHEGPWDARTLIAALEASTLSARR from the coding sequence GTGAGCCAGCGGGATGCGACGCGCGAACGCCAGGACCGCGCGGGGGCCCGGCTGCGCGAGTACATCCACACCGAGTCCGCCAGCGCGGCGCTGCTCGTGGCGGCTGCGGTGGTCGCGCTGGTGTGGGCGAACTCGCCGTGGTCGGGCTCCTACGAGGCGCTGTGGCACACCACCGTCGAGGTCGCCATCGGCGGCGACGGCATCTCCATGGACCTGCACCACTGGATCAACGACGGCCTGATGGTGCTGTTCTTCTTCGTCATCGGGCTCGAGGTGCGCCGCGAGGCCGCCGTCGGCGAGCTCACCGAGCGGCGCCGGGTCGTCGTGCCGCTGGTCGCCGGCGTCGGCGGCATGCTGGTGCCGGCCGCGGTCTACCTCGCGCTCAACCCCTCCGGCCCCGCGGCCGCCGGCTGGGGCGCGGTGATCGGCACCGACACCGCCTTCCTCCTCGGCGTCCTGGCCCTGGTCGGGCCGGCGGTCTCGACCCAGCTGCGGATCTTCCTGCTCACGCTGACGGTCATCGACGACGTCGTCGCGGTCAGCGTCATCGGCCTCGCCTACACCGACGAGCTCTCGCCGGTGCCCCTCGCGATCGCCGGCGCCGCCCTGGCCGGGCTCGTCGTGCTCGTCCGCCTCGGGCAGTGGCGCGCCTCGCCGTACGTCGCGCTGGTCGTGATCGCCTGGCTCGCGACGTTCGAGTCGGGGCTGCATGCGTCGATCGCCGGCATGCTCGCGGGCCTGCTGGTCCCGGCGGCCGAGCCGGACCGGGCCCAGGTCGAGGCCGCCGCCCTGCGGTTCCGGGCGTTCCGGCAGTCGCCGATGCCGGGCGTCCAACGCTCGGCCCGCCAGGAGCTGACCCGCGCGATCTCGGTCAACGAGCGGCTGCAGGAGGCGCTGCACGGCTGGGCGGGGTACGTCGTGGTGCCGCTCTTCGCGCTCGCCAACGCGGGCGTCGACCTGCGCGGCGGCGTGCTCGGCGACGCGCTCGCCTCCCCGGTCACCTGGGGCGTGGTCGCCGGCCTGGTGGTCGGCAAGGCCGTCGGGATCGGCCTGGGCGCGCTGCTGGCGGTCCGGGCCGGCTGGGGCGAGCTGCCGCAGGGGGTCGGCATGGGGCACGTGCTTGCCGGCGGGGCGCTGTCGGGCATCGGCTTCACCGTCTCGCTGCTCATCGTCGACCTGGCCTTCGACGACGATCGGCTGCGGGACGAGGCGACCGTCGGTGTGCTGCTCTCGGTGGTGGTCGCGAGCGCCGTCGGGTGGCTGGTCTTCCGCGTCGCCGCTCGCCGCTTCGGCCAGGAGGACGCGGCGCTGCCGGCGGTGCTCAGCGTCCCGGTCGACCCCGAGCGCGACCACGTGCACGGACCGGTCGACGCGCCGCTGACGCTGGTGGAGTACCTCGACTTCGAGTGCCCCTTCTGTGCTCGCGCCACCGGCTCGGCCCGGGAGGTCCGCGCGCACTTCGGCGACCGGTTGCGCTACGTCGCCCGGCACCTGCCGATGGGCATGCACCCCCACGCGCCCCTGGCGGCGGTGGCGGCCGAGGCGGCCGCCCGGCAGGGGGCGTTCTGGGAGATGCACGACCGGCTCTTCTCCCACCAGGACGCCCTCGAGCACGAGGACCTCGTCGGGCACGCCGCCGCGCTCGGGCTCGACGTCGAGCAGTTCATCCGGGACCTCGCCGAGGACGCGGTGCACGAGCGCGTCCGTCAGGACCTCGACAGCGCGGCCGCCAGCGGCGCGCGGGGCACGCCGACGTTCTTCGTCGGGGACCGCCGGCACGAGGGCCCGTGGGACGCCCGGACGCTGATCGCCGCGCTGGAGGCCTCGACCCTCAGTGCCCGGCGGTGA
- a CDS encoding GNAT family N-acetyltransferase: MSSPDRFDGVTIRPAVLDDADALGRLHVDSWDESYAHLVPEKVRAEREEHLAERIEVWREMVALHDRTLVAEAPEGLVGFAGAGEPDELGLPLLALYVRAHWWGTGLGHLLFVATIGDAPSYLWVLEPNKRAIRFYENHGYHPDGAFEHAEEGLHIRMVRP; encoded by the coding sequence GTGAGCTCCCCCGACCGCTTCGACGGCGTCACCATCCGGCCCGCCGTCCTCGACGACGCCGACGCGCTCGGCCGCCTCCACGTCGACTCCTGGGACGAGTCCTACGCCCACCTGGTGCCCGAGAAGGTCCGCGCCGAGCGGGAGGAGCACCTGGCCGAGCGGATCGAGGTGTGGCGCGAGATGGTCGCCCTCCACGACCGGACGCTGGTCGCCGAGGCCCCCGAGGGCCTGGTCGGCTTCGCCGGCGCGGGCGAGCCCGACGAGCTGGGCCTGCCGCTGCTGGCGCTCTACGTTCGGGCGCACTGGTGGGGCACCGGCCTGGGGCACCTGCTCTTCGTCGCGACGATCGGCGACGCCCCGTCGTACCTGTGGGTCCTGGAGCCCAACAAGCGCGCGATCCGGTTCTACGAGAACCACGGCTACCACCCCGACGGCGCCTTCGAGCACGCCGAGGAGGGCCTCCACATCCGCATGGTCCGGCCGTGA